The Xanthomonas sp. DAR 80977 nucleotide sequence ACCAGCGCCGCGCACAGGCCCCAGGCCCAGCCGCGGCCCAGGCCGGCGGCGAGATCGCGCCACAGCAGGGTCACCATCGCCGCGCCGGCGAGCACGTCCACCAGGTACGGCAGCAACGGCGTGGACAGCCCCGGCACGCCGCCGATCAGCAGGCCCAGGTACAGCGAGGCCTGCGCGTACAGGAACCCCAGGTATTCGGTGCGGAAACCGGCCGCGTCGCGCAACAGCAGCAGCTTGGCGTACTGCGCCATCGCGTCGTCGCTCATGTAGCCGTGCGCGAGCAACCGGTGGCACAGCAGCGCCAGCAGCGCAGCGGTGGCCACGAACACCGGCGCGCCGCGGTAGCGGCCCGGCGTCTCAGTCGTCGAGGGCGGCGCGGCGCTCTTCGGCCATGTGCTTGCTGATGCCATGGGTGGTCTTTTCCCAGTAGAACGGATTGCGGATGAGTTGCCAAAGCCCCTTGTAGGCGGCGATCGATTGCAGCAGCCAGTACAGCGGCACGGTCAGCGCGTACGGCGCCAGCCGGAAGTAGTCGCGCTTGAACGCGGCCACCAGGGTCATGTAGATCAGGAAGCCGTTGCCCAGCAGCAGGTTGAGCAGGCTCAGGTACAGCAGCGCGGGCGGAAAGAACGGATCGAAGAACTTCGACCCCGCCGCCAGCCACAGGCCGTAGCTCAACCACATCAGCGGCGCGACCAGCGCGGTGAAGAAAGTCCCGCCGACGAACAGCTGGAAGCCCCAGAAACCGCGGAAGCCGGTGGACCGGTACAGCTGCACCGGATCGCGCATGTGCACCAGCCAGGTCTGCATGTAGCCCTTGAGCCAGCGCGAGCGCTGCCGGATCCAGTTGGGGATGCTGACGTTGGCTTCCTCGAACGTGGTCGAGTTGACCACGCTGACCCGATAGCCCTGCTGGGTCAGGCGCACGCCCAGGTCGGCGTCCTCGGTGACGTTGTACGGGTCCCAGGCATGGACCTTGCGCAGGATGTCCAGGCGGAAATGGTTGGAGGTGCCGCCCAGCGGGATCGGGATGCGCAGCGTTTCCAGCGCCGGCAGGTAGAAGTCGAACCACAGCGTGTATTCCAGCGTGAACATGCGCGTGAGCCAGTTCTCGTCGGCGTTGTAGTAGTTCAGCCGCGCCTGGATGCAGGCCACGTCGGCCGGCGACTTGCGGAACGCGGCGACCGCGCGCTTGAGCTGGTCCGGCTCCGGCTTGTCCTCGGCGTCGTAGATGGTGAGCATCTGCCCGCGCGCGAACTGCAGCGCGTAGTTGCAGGCCTTCGGCTTGGTCTTGGGCTGCGACGGCGGCACCCGGATGATCTCGAAGAACGCCTCCAGGCCCAGTGCCTTGGCCGCCTCGATGGTCTCGATGTCGTCGGCCTCCAGCACCAGCTTCACGTCCAGCTTGGAGGTCGGGTAGTCGAGCCGGCGCAGGGCGTTGGCCAGGATCGGCAGCACGTCCGGCTCCTTGTACATCGGCACCAGCACCGTATACACCGGCAGGTCCTCGTCGCTGAGCGCGGCGACCTCCTCGTCGCTGACCTTGATGTCGATGCGGCGCCGCGCGCCGCGCCAGGCCAGCGCGAACTTCAGGCCGAAGGTGGCCAGGAACGCCACCCCGATCACCGTGTTGATCGCGATCAGGCTCGCCACCGGCCACAGCGCCAGGGCCAGGACCAGCAGCACCGCCAGCGCCCACAGGAACACCACCTGCTTGCGGGTCACGACCTGCCTGGCCGAATGCTCCGGCGCATGCTCGGCGAGCAGGTTCAGCGCGTCGTGGGTGAGCTGCGCGTCGGCCTGCTGCTGCAGGCCCCAGACGATGTCGAACTTGGAGGTGCCGACGAAGCGCACGTCCGCGCCGTACAGGTTGCGCGCCCAGGCGAAGGTCTCCGGGCCGGGATCGGCCACCGCCAGCACCAGCCGGCCCTCTTCGCGGCGCCACGGCAGCACCAGGCGCTGCGCGTATTCGGCCAGCCGCTCCGGTTCGAACAGCGCCGGGTCGATCGGCTGCTGCAGCAGGTTGACGAAGTTCAGCCCGAAATGCGCCGACAGCACCGTGTAGAACTGCAGCGCGGTGACCCCGCGCTGGGCCAGCACCACATCGCCCAGGCGCGAACGCCAGCGCGCCTGCAGCGCCAGCGCGTCCTGCAGCTGCGCCGCGTCGATGACCCCGGCTTCGACCAGCGCGGTGCCGATCGGGGTCTGCCAGCCGCGCGGTTCGG carries:
- a CDS encoding glycosyltransferase family 2 protein; the encoded protein is MAGASAGDAIGPLGSVPEPRGWQTPIGTALVEAGVIDAAQLQDALALQARWRSRLGDVVLAQRGVTALQFYTVLSAHFGLNFVNLLQQPIDPALFEPERLAEYAQRLVLPWRREEGRLVLAVADPGPETFAWARNLYGADVRFVGTSKFDIVWGLQQQADAQLTHDALNLLAEHAPEHSARQVVTRKQVVFLWALAVLLVLALALWPVASLIAINTVIGVAFLATFGLKFALAWRGARRRIDIKVSDEEVAALSDEDLPVYTVLVPMYKEPDVLPILANALRRLDYPTSKLDVKLVLEADDIETIEAAKALGLEAFFEIIRVPPSQPKTKPKACNYALQFARGQMLTIYDAEDKPEPDQLKRAVAAFRKSPADVACIQARLNYYNADENWLTRMFTLEYTLWFDFYLPALETLRIPIPLGGTSNHFRLDILRKVHAWDPYNVTEDADLGVRLTQQGYRVSVVNSTTFEEANVSIPNWIRQRSRWLKGYMQTWLVHMRDPVQLYRSTGFRGFWGFQLFVGGTFFTALVAPLMWLSYGLWLAAGSKFFDPFFPPALLYLSLLNLLLGNGFLIYMTLVAAFKRDYFRLAPYALTVPLYWLLQSIAAYKGLWQLIRNPFYWEKTTHGISKHMAEERRAALDD